The proteins below are encoded in one region of Thermothelomyces thermophilus ATCC 42464 chromosome 1, complete sequence:
- a CDS encoding SWI/SNF complex-like protein (1| SWI/SNF complex protein [Nectria haematococca] Contains several conserved domains: cd02336, ZZ_RSC8, Zinc finger. pfam04433, SWIRM domain. COG5259, RSC8, RSC chromatin remodeling complex subunit RSC8. COG5114, COG5114, Histone acetyltransferase complex SAGA/ADA, subunit ADA2), producing the protein MDESTASYGTPTNGASPSANPILAQPPLPDANEQNEDVQMGEDPAIKQDSTTPAPGASSDNPLDAPEGPPAETTGQDEEMGDAPKNEPVQAEASGQDGSSGETKTKEHVENAARQHLISQTHAIVLPSYSTWFDMNTIHNIERKALPEFFNNRNRSKTPAVYKDYRDFMINAYRLNPVEYLTVTACRRNLAGDVCAIMRVHAFLEQWGLINYQVDADQRPSHIGPPFTGHFKIICDTPRGLQPWQPAADPVVTEGKPNKDTDAKASATPAPKTELNLEVGRNIYEANAKHNKLNKSDGKTNGETPTTNGVSGTDELPKAPIAKVNCFNCGTDCTRIYYHSSQSDPNNKAKYDLCPSCYLEGRLPGNQTSAHYTRMENPTYSSILDRDAPWSDAEILRLLEALERYDEDWGEIADYVGTRTREECVLQFLQLDIEDKYLESERLDAPIGLQMLGSHGGQLPFSQTDNPVMSVVGFLASLADPASTAAAANKSAEILKQNLRNKLEGGSQGDGQANGKGKEKDGSDSMDVDARQETTTTTTTTTATTTTTTTTTTSTTSSLANIPLAAVGARAGGLASHEEREMTRLVSAAVNVTLEKMELKLKYFNEMEAILQAERRELERARQQLFLDRLAFKRRVREVQEALKQAVAAGGEQGARMAQEISTDIPRMSFHAPPAPGAVQPLSAEGPTKSYEA; encoded by the exons ATGGATGAAAGTACGGCTAGCTACGGCACGCCAACGAACGGCGCGTCGCCGAGCGCCAACCCGATCCTAGCGCAACCGCCTCTTCCTGATGCCAATGAGCAGAACGAAG ACGTGCAAATGGGCGAGGACCCTGCGATCAAGCAAGACAGCACGACTCCCGCGCCCGGCGCCTCATCAGACAACCCCCTCGACGCCCCCGAAGGCCCACCTGCCGAAACGACTGGACAGGACGAGGAGATGGGTGACGCGCCAAAGAACGAGCCCGTGCAGGCTGAAGCCTCCGGTCAGGACGGTTCTTCTGGCGAGACCAAGACGAAGGAGCACGTCGAGAACGCTGCGAGGCAGCACTTGATCTCTCAGACACATGCCATTGTGCTTCCGAGCTACAGCACCTGGTTCGACATGAACACCATCCACAACATCGAGCGGAAAGCATTGCCCGAGTTCTTCAACAACCGGAACCGGAGCAAGACTCCTGCAGTGTACAAGGACTACCGCGACTTCATGATTAATGCCTACCGCCTGAATCCGGTCGAATACCTGACCGTCACCGCCTGCCGGCGCAACCTCGCCGGTGATGTGTGCGCCATCATGCGCGTACATGCTTTCCTGGAGCAGTGGGGCCTTATCAACTACCAA GTCGATGCTGATCAGCGGCCATCCCACATTGGCCCGCCCTTTACCGGTCACTTCAAGATCATCTGCGACACCCCTCGCGGCCTCCAGCCCTGGCAACCAGCCGCCGACCCCGTCGTCACCGAGGGCAAGCCGAACAAAGATACCGATGCCAAGGCTTCTGCCACCCCGGCACCCAAGACTGAGCTCAATCTGGAAGTCGGCCGCAACATCTACGAGGCGAATGCCAAGCATAACAAGCTCAACAAGAGCGACGGCAAGACCAACGGGGAAACGCCGACGACTAATGGTGTGTCGGGCACCGACGAGCTCCCCAAGGCTCCAATCGCAAAGGTCAACTGCTTCAACTGCGGCACCGACTGCACCCGCATCTACTATCACAGTTCGCAATCCGACCCGAATAACAAGGCAAAATACGACCTGTGCCCGAGCTGCTACCTCGAAGGACGTCTGCCGGGCAACCAGACGAGCGCCCACTACACCCGCATGGAGAACCCCACGTACTCGTCCATTCTCGATAGGGACGCACCGTGGAGCGACGCCGAGATTCTCCGACTTctcgaggcgctcgagcgCTACGATGAGGACTGGGGCGAGATCGCCGATTACGTGGGCACCCGAACACGCGAGGAGTGCGTGCTCCAGTTCCTGCAGCTCGACATTGAGGACAAGTACCTTGAGTCCGAGAGGCTGGATGCCCCGATCGGGCTCCAGATGCTGGGCAGCCATGGCGGTCAGCTTCCGTTCAGCCAGACGGACAACCCGGTCATGTCGGTGGTCGGCTTCCTCGCCAGCCTGGCGGATCCTGCTAGCACGGCGGCCGCCGCTAACAAGTCGGCCGAGATCCTGAAACAGAACCTCCGGAACAAGCTCGAGGGCGGCTCGCAAGGCGATGGCCAGGCTAACGGCAAGGGCAAGGAAAAGGACGGCAGCGACTCGATGGATGTCGACGCCAGGCAAgagacgacaacgacgaccaCGACGACCACGGCTACAACCACAACCACAACCACAACCACCACGTCCACCACGTCCTCGTTGGCGAACATCCCGCTCGCCGCCGTGGGCGCCCGGGCCGGCGGCCTCGCGTCCCACGAGGAGCGCGAGATGACGCGGCTGGTGTCGGCGGCGGTCAACGTCACGCTGGAGAAGATGGAGCTCAAGCTCAAGTACTTTAACGAGATGGAGGCGATCCTGCAGGCGGAGCGCCGCGAGCTGGAGCGCGCCCGCCAGCAGCTGTTCCTC